Genomic segment of Candidatus Neomarinimicrobiota bacterium:
ATATGCCCAACACATGTAGGATATGGAGACAAAGAAAGAGGCTGGTAATCGGTGCATGGTTCCCATTTTTACACCTAGAATGGTGGTTTTGCCACCAAAGCCCATGGGACCAACGCCTAGCTCATTTAAATCGGCTAACAATTTTGATTCCATTTCGGCCAGATCTGAATTGGGGTTCGTGTCTGTCATTTTTCTAAATAGTTGAGATTTTGCAGTGAGGTGAGAAGTGGTTCTATCACCCCCGACGCCTATACCTAGAATTCCGGGAGCGCACCCAAGACCCTGGGCCTGATTAACAGCATCCACAATGACTTTATAAACACCATCCAGATCACGACCTGCACCCAGACCTACATCGGGGAGCTTGTATTGGGTGGATACATTTTCACATCCACCCCCCTTGAGCATGAGTTTGAATTCGATATAGTCGTTGTCCCATTCTTCAAAATGGATAAAAGGCTGTCCCTCACCAATATTGTTTCCAGAATTTTTACCTGTGATACTGTCCACGGCATTGGGGCGGAGATAACTCTTATCAACTGCTTCAGCTGTGGCTTCATGGATTAAGGCAGTCAACTTGCGCATGCCCACGCCCTCTGGAATGTGGACGAGATAAATGTTGGTCCCGGTATCCTGACAGATCGGAGTGGATTCAACGCGAGCCAGCTCGATATTTTTTAGAATCATTCCAAAAACACTACGGGCAGCTGAACCTTCATCTTCATTCTGCTGGGCTGCCTGAATACTTTCAACTACATCCTTAGGCAAATCCGTGGCTGCAAGGCGAATTAATTCCAGCAGTTGATTTTTCAGAACTTTTTTATCGTATTGAAACATGTATAACCCCCTAAACTATTTAACCTCCCAAACATCACCGCTATAGAAAAGATTCTCAAGGGTCCCTTCACCTTTGATCTTTGTGACCTCTTTAATCTGCTCAATCATCATATCATCATAGGTAGGAGCATCCACAGCCCGCAGCACACCAAATGGTGTAGGGTTGGTTGGATCAAAGGTCATCTCAAGCAGTAAGTTGGTGATAATTTGATTGGTTTCATCGTGTACGAGAAGATCTTTTTCTGACCATTCCTGACCGAGGTGAACAACCTTGGGATGGTTGTCCTTCATAATGATACCCTTATCGTTTTCCTTACCAAAAATCATAGGTTCTCCATGAACGACAAACAGAGCATTATCAGGACGGGTGGCCTTATTCTCAACGGACTCAAATTCGCCATCATTAAAAATAATGCAATTCTGATAGACCTCGATGAAAGATGCACCTTTATGACGTTGTGCTCTTTTGATGCTCTCCTGCAATCCTTTTGCGTCCACATCCAATGCTCGGGAAATAAAGGTGGCATTGGCTCCCAGGGCGACAGCACTGGGGTTAAAAGGACGATCAATTGACCCAAAGGGTGAAGATTTGGTCTTGGCGCCCAATAAAGATGTGGGAGAATACTGGCCTTTGGTCAGACCATAGATGCGATTATTAAACAACATGATGTTCATGTCAATATTGCGTCTCAAGGCATGAATCATATGGTTTCCACCAATGGAGAATCCGTCTCCATCGCCAGTAATAACCCAAACAGCAAGATCCGGGTTTGCCAACTTAACACCTGAGGCAATGGCAGGTGCCCGACCATGAATTGAATGGAAGCCGTAAGTGTTCATGTAGTATGGGAAGCGACTTGAGCAGCCAATACCCGATATAAATGCATAATTTTCTTTTTTTACACCCATGACTGGCAGAGTTTTTTGCATATTTGCCAGAACTGAATAATCCCCACAACCTGGACACCATCGCACCTCGTTGCCGGGGACGAAATCTTTCCTGGTTAGATTCAAGTCTTGAATTTCGACCTTAGTTTCACTCATCTCTCTATACCTTATCTATTCAATATCTCGGGGATTAACCGAGGATCTCGTTAATTTTATCTTCAATCTCAGACGCACGGAAGGGTTCTCCCCGTACGATATTCAGCTGGTGAATCTCTCTGACCAGCTCACCCTTGAGAAGCAGAGCCAACTGTCCCGAGTTAACCTCTGGAATGAGGATTTCATCAAAACCATCACAAATAGCCTTTAGATCTGATGGGAACGGACTCACCCAGCGCAGATGCATCTGACTTACAGACTGTCCCTTGGCCAGGGCACGATCTACTGCAACATGGATGACTCCATGGGTGCTACCCCATCCCAACACCAGGAGTTTGCCCTTGGGTTCTCCATGAATTTCTGAAGGAGGGATATCCTGTTTGATATTATCAACCTTGCGAGCACGGATGTCAGTCATCAACTGATGATTCTCAGGATCCTGGCTGACCATACCAGTAATGTTCTCTTTTTCAAGTCCACCAATACGATGTTCCAGGCCAGGTGTTCCAGGAATCGCCCAGGGGCGAGTCTCATTTTCATCCCGTGCATAAGGCATAAATCCATCTTCACCACCATCTGAAGAACTGGGATGATTTACTACAATTTCTGGAAGGGTTTTGGGATCAGGAATTTGCCATGGACCAGAACCCTGTCCCAGATAACCATCCGACAGCAAAATGACTGGCGTCATATATTTCATTGCTATTCTGGCAGCTTCAAAGGCACAATCAAAACAGTCTGCTGGATCCTTGGCAGCAAGCACTGGAATTCGTGCATCACTATTTCGTCCGAGAACAGCTTGTAGGAGATCTGATTGCTCCATCTTAGTAGGCATACCCGTACTGGGGCCACCGCGCTGAACATTCACAATCACCAGGGGTAGTTCTGTGATTATGGCAAGTCCAATTGCTTCCGTTTTCAAGGCCATACCAGGTCCGGATGTTGTGGTAACTGCTAAATCTCCGGCATAGGAGGCGCCGATAGCCGAGGAGATACCCGCAATTTCATCTTCTGCCTGAAAGGTTTTAACGCCATAGTTTCTTAGCGTGGACAGAGTGTGGAGGATTTCACTGGCTGGCGTAATTGGATATGAACCCAGGAACAATTCCTTGCCCGCTTTCTTGGCAGCAGCTACCAAACCATATGCAACAGCAACATTGCCGGTAATATTTCGATATTTACCCTTGGGTAAGTTGGCCTTCTCCACAGCATAGGAGGTTGTAAATATTTCCGTGGTCTCACCATAATTGAAACCTGTTTTCATTGCTGTGATATTTGCTTCGGCGACGGAAGGATTTTTGGCGAATTTTTTTCGCAGCCAGTCTTCGGTTGGTTCAATCGGCCGATTGTACATCCAGAAGAGCACACCCAGGGCGAACATGTTTTTGGTTCGCTCAATACCCTTGGAGGTCAGATCTGAATTCTCCAGAGCTTTGCCAACCAGTTTAGACATTTCAATACTGAATACTATATACCCTTCCAGAGACCCATCCTCCAGTGGATTGGCCTCCCAGCCAGCCATTTTGAGGTTCTTCTCTGTGAACGCATTGGCGTTGGCCAATATGGACCCACCACTTTTCAAATCCCTCAAATGCACCTTAAGTGCAGCCGGGTTCATTGCCACCAATGTGTCTGGTAAATCACCAGGGGTAAATACCTTTTGAGATCCAAACATGAGCTGGAAAGCACTTACACCAGCAAGAGTTCCAAGAGGAGCCCTGATTTCTGAAGGGTAATTGGGAATGGTTTTTAGATCATTTCCCACAATTGCCGTCGCTTCAGTAAAGCGCGTACCTGTCAATTGCATCCCATCGCCTGAGTCTCCTGCGAAACGAATGGTTGCATCATTAATTCTAATTACTTTTTTCGCCATGAATACGAACTCCCGCTATACGAATCTATTGTTTGTTTGATTAAAAATGATTGAATCTTTGTTTTCTAAACAACTCAGTTTCTGGATATGAGCCAAAAGGATAATACGCTGTTTTAGGAAAGAATCTTGATACAGGTCAAGGCCTGAATACTGCGGTTCACTCATGATCAAAAACTAACGTCCACCTCTCCCTAAAACAATGCTGAATGATCTGTGACACCATTTATTTTTCACAAGTATTGGACAAAGCAACTATTGAGCCGTAATAGCTATTTCCCTGGTTTTTCTATGTCTGTTTGGCCAAGTTTTGACCTTTAGCAAAATACTTTTTCAGCTGATTCTGGGCTTCCCCAAATACCGTGCGGGCAGGAAAATTTCCATGCCTGTTTAAAACACCGGCCTTTACCCCTGTAAGTATCTCAATCCCTTCAGAAATATTGTCAACGGACCAGATATTGAATTTCCCAGACTTTACTGCCGCTTGAATATCAGGCATAAGCATAAGATGATCTACATTTGCAGATGGAATCATGACTCCCTGCTCCCCGGTCAACCCCCGTAGCTTACAGAGATGGAAAAATCCTTCAATCTTCTCATTCACACCACCTATGGCCTGAATCTCCCCCCACTGGTTGACAGAGCCCGTCACGGCAATCCCCTGTTTAATGGGGATGCCAGAAAGAGCAGAGAGAATAACATAAATTTCTGTGGAGCTGGCGCTGTCTCCATCAATTCCCCCATAGGACTGTTCAAAAGTAAGGGTAATGGTCACAGACAGAGGAAAGCTTTGGGCAAATGTCTGGCCCAGATAGCCATTGATGATCAGATTGCCCTTGTCATAGGTTTTTCCAGACAGTTTTGCTTCCCGTTCAACCGATATAATACCTGGCTTACCCATATAGGCCGTTGCAGTAATTCTGGATGGTTTTCCAAATGAATTGTCACCCATGGAGTAAACAGCCAGACCATTGATCTGACCAACCCGTTCACCGCTAACATCGATCATCAATGTTTCACTTGCGATATTCTCCCACACTTTCTCCTCGTAAAGGCTCCCCCTGAAGCGTTTTTCAGAGATGGCTTTCCGAACATCTTCCATCTGAACCTGACGGTGTTTCTGTTTTCTAGCCCAGTGAGTGGATTCAGTAATGAGACCAACCAATGTTCCGAATTGGAGAGAAAGCTTTCCTTTATCACCAGCCAATCTTGAACTGAACACAATAATCTGGGTCGCTGCCTGAGAGGTGAAATGGGGTGATTTCCTCTCACGACAGACTTTGGCGATGAACTGACAGAGGAGAAGTTCATTTTGAGCATTGCGAGTAACTTCATAGTCAAAATCTGCACGAACTTTAAAGGTTTTATTAAAGGCATCATCCACTTCCTGGAGATAGTGAAAGTGATCGGATCGACCAATTAAAATCACATTTAAATCAAGGGGAATCGGCTCTGGCTGGAGGGATGTGGTCGCGTTTAAGCCATACTGCTCATTAATATCTTCAATTTGCAAAGATTTGTTTTTGAGGGTCCGTTTTAGATACTCCCAAACATTGGCACTCTGAAGCACATTTTGGATATCCAATATGAGGAAACCACCATTGGCCCGCAACATGGCACCTGAAGTTATCATGGTAAAATCACTGTACCAGCCACCCATGACAGCCTCTTTCCCAATTCTACCAAAAAGATTGTAGTAGGAAGGATTGGCATCAACAATAACAGGTGCACCTTTCTGACGGCAATTATCTACCAGCAGGTTGACCTGGTATCTCTGCATTAACGCATGATGACTCTGTCTGGGATTCGGTTCCGCATCACCTTCTCCAGCACTATCCATACCCACAAATTCCTGGACATGCTCGGCAATATCATCCCTGACTTCCTCGAGATATTTCAAAAGTTCAGGATGATCTGCATAGTTCTCCAGCAATCTACCGATGCGATGCTCTACTGAATCAAGCGCAATTTTCCCTTGAAGCGATTCAATCACATCAGCACGTTCTTCTTCCAATTCCGCCATATCGCGCAGGGCTTCCCGCAAATGCTCCTGGATGAGATTGATTTTTTCATTAATTGCTGCCAATTCCGCCTCAGTAAGGGCAGAAACATCAGCTTCATTCATGGGGACGCCATCTTTAAGTGGAATCGTTTGAAAACCTGCTTGAGTGAGATTCAGCTGGATGCCTTGTTCGGCAGCTTCTGCATTAACGGCAGCAATTATTTCATCACGACCCGTATCAAATTCCGCAGTGATTTCCTTTTGCCGCTTGGCATAAATTTCACCGGTGAAAACTTTGGGGAGATCAACGCTTAAGCTGCTAATTAAACGCTTCATTTGTTTGGCGAATTTGTTGCCCTCTCCAGCTGGCAATTGAAAGACTCTGGGATGATATTCATCATGAAAGTTGAAGACCACCAGCCAATCGGGAGGGACCGGT
This window contains:
- a CDS encoding fumarate hydratase; protein product: MFQYDKKVLKNQLLELIRLAATDLPKDVVESIQAAQQNEDEGSAARSVFGMILKNIELARVESTPICQDTGTNIYLVHIPEGVGMRKLTALIHEATAEAVDKSYLRPNAVDSITGKNSGNNIGEGQPFIHFEEWDNDYIEFKLMLKGGGCENVSTQYKLPDVGLGAGRDLDGVYKVIVDAVNQAQGLGCAPGILGIGVGGDRTTSHLTAKSQLFRKMTDTNPNSDLAEMESKLLADLNELGVGPMGFGGKTTILGVKMGTMHRLPASFFVSISYMCWAYRRHSMILNGNGEVTYD
- a CDS encoding 2-oxoacid:ferredoxin oxidoreductase subunit beta; the protein is MSETKVEIQDLNLTRKDFVPGNEVRWCPGCGDYSVLANMQKTLPVMGVKKENYAFISGIGCSSRFPYYMNTYGFHSIHGRAPAIASGVKLANPDLAVWVITGDGDGFSIGGNHMIHALRRNIDMNIMLFNNRIYGLTKGQYSPTSLLGAKTKSSPFGSIDRPFNPSAVALGANATFISRALDVDAKGLQESIKRAQRHKGASFIEVYQNCIIFNDGEFESVENKATRPDNALFVVHGEPMIFGKENDKGIIMKDNHPKVVHLGQEWSEKDLLVHDETNQIITNLLLEMTFDPTNPTPFGVLRAVDAPTYDDMMIEQIKEVTKIKGEGTLENLFYSGDVWEVK
- a CDS encoding 2-oxoacid:acceptor oxidoreductase subunit alpha; this translates as MAKKVIRINDATIRFAGDSGDGMQLTGTRFTEATAIVGNDLKTIPNYPSEIRAPLGTLAGVSAFQLMFGSQKVFTPGDLPDTLVAMNPAALKVHLRDLKSGGSILANANAFTEKNLKMAGWEANPLEDGSLEGYIVFSIEMSKLVGKALENSDLTSKGIERTKNMFALGVLFWMYNRPIEPTEDWLRKKFAKNPSVAEANITAMKTGFNYGETTEIFTTSYAVEKANLPKGKYRNITGNVAVAYGLVAAAKKAGKELFLGSYPITPASEILHTLSTLRNYGVKTFQAEDEIAGISSAIGASYAGDLAVTTTSGPGMALKTEAIGLAIITELPLVIVNVQRGGPSTGMPTKMEQSDLLQAVLGRNSDARIPVLAAKDPADCFDCAFEAARIAMKYMTPVILLSDGYLGQGSGPWQIPDPKTLPEIVVNHPSSSDGGEDGFMPYARDENETRPWAIPGTPGLEHRIGGLEKENITGMVSQDPENHQLMTDIRARKVDNIKQDIPPSEIHGEPKGKLLVLGWGSTHGVIHVAVDRALAKGQSVSQMHLRWVSPFPSDLKAICDGFDEILIPEVNSGQLALLLKGELVREIHQLNIVRGEPFRASEIEDKINEILG
- a CDS encoding AAA family ATPase, with translation MMKKLTTKDLCRTTDDDALKFKSTSELPSLNKVIGQERAVRALQFGLELLAPGYNVFVGGLPGTGKSTIVKNLVEKFAAHKPVPPDWLVVFNFHDEYHPRVFQLPAGEGNKFAKQMKRLISSLSVDLPKVFTGEIYAKRQKEITAEFDTGRDEIIAAVNAEAAEQGIQLNLTQAGFQTIPLKDGVPMNEADVSALTEAELAAINEKINLIQEHLREALRDMAELEEERADVIESLQGKIALDSVEHRIGRLLENYADHPELLKYLEEVRDDIAEHVQEFVGMDSAGEGDAEPNPRQSHHALMQRYQVNLLVDNCRQKGAPVIVDANPSYYNLFGRIGKEAVMGGWYSDFTMITSGAMLRANGGFLILDIQNVLQSANVWEYLKRTLKNKSLQIEDINEQYGLNATTSLQPEPIPLDLNVILIGRSDHFHYLQEVDDAFNKTFKVRADFDYEVTRNAQNELLLCQFIAKVCRERKSPHFTSQAATQIIVFSSRLAGDKGKLSLQFGTLVGLITESTHWARKQKHRQVQMEDVRKAISEKRFRGSLYEEKVWENIASETLMIDVSGERVGQINGLAVYSMGDNSFGKPSRITATAYMGKPGIISVEREAKLSGKTYDKGNLIINGYLGQTFAQSFPLSVTITLTFEQSYGGIDGDSASSTEIYVILSALSGIPIKQGIAVTGSVNQWGEIQAIGGVNEKIEGFFHLCKLRGLTGEQGVMIPSANVDHLMLMPDIQAAVKSGKFNIWSVDNISEGIEILTGVKAGVLNRHGNFPARTVFGEAQNQLKKYFAKGQNLAKQT